A single Oreochromis niloticus isolate F11D_XX unplaced genomic scaffold, O_niloticus_UMD_NMBU tig00003574_pilon, whole genome shotgun sequence DNA region contains:
- the LOC112845145 gene encoding uncharacterized protein LOC112845145, with translation MTVPPPQRLAPDSPTRKQKQPEKQKTRPGRAVGAQDRGLGTKQNQCTRGTKTTTRATTKKQQQKTHTGAPKNRVQNRRVQGAGQGADRTEVPTVPGADRAEGHGGDVDPGQGAGPGADNPGARTVQGAGREDGSGADAGTVQGAGPGADNTGARTVQGAGREGGNGGDSGEGGPGAAHDGDVAWPVAWKVASQLQTPTG, from the exons atgacagtacccccccctcaAAGGCTGGCCCCAGACAGcccaacaagaaaacaaaaacagccagaaaaacagaaaacccgACCAGGGCGGGCGGTGGGGGCCCAGGACAGAGGGCTCGggacaaaacaaaaccagtgcACAAGAGGGACAAAAACCACAACACGAGCCAccaccaaaaaacaacaacaaaagacgCACACTGGAGCCCCAAAAAACAGAGTCCAAAACAGAagagttcagggggccggccaggGGGCCGACCGCACAGAAGTCCCAACAGTTCCGGGGGCCGACCGTGCGGAAGGCCACGGTGGCGATGTGGACCCAggtcagggggccggcccgggGGCCGACAACCCCGGAGCCcggacagttcagggggccggccgtgagGACGGCAGCGGCGCCGACGCGGGCACAGTTCAGGGG gccggcccgggGGCCGATAACACAGGAGCCcggacagttcagggggccggccgtgagGGAGGCAATGGCGGCGACTCAGGCGAAGGCGGTCCGGGGGCCGCCCACGACGGCGATGTCGCCTGGCCAgtggcctggaaagtggccagTCAGCTGCAGACCCCGACGGGGtag